In the Chromobacterium sp. ATCC 53434 genome, TTTCTTCCGGCTTGATAGATTCATGCACCTTTGCCGAAATCAATGCCAGCATCACCCAAGCCGTAGCCAATTCTCCAGTACAAAACTACCAATATAAATCAACCACCGAGATCTCAAAGCTACAGAGCCAATTTCCCGAACTACTGGGGGCTTGTGACACGAAGTTGGTCATGCGAGCCATCAGAACGTACGCCCTGTTTTCTTTGTCTGGCCTGACTTTCAGCAATCAGAGCTTACTAGATGAAGGCATGCCGCCGCCACCGCCATTCTCAAGCTATGCCGGCCTATGCGAAATCACCAGTCAGACTAGCTCCATTATTGAACAAATGCAGCACGACTATTCGTAATCGTCAGCCATCTTGCTCTGGCAGCTTTATCCAAGGAATTGACTATGCGTGGGAAGTGGCCTCTACTCCGGCCAAGTAAAAATATATCGGAAGATGTCTGGCTTTACCCAGGTTGGGAAGATACTGCATTAATTCGTTTAAAAGCATTTTTATTGTTGCAAGGATTCAACTCTATTTTGTTATCGACTCCTTGCCTGACGGATGCCTTACAAGCATGGTGCAGAAACTTTCGTATCGTTCCACAACCAAGAGTCATCTTAAAACATGACAAGACGGCATTTCGCCCGGCGCCAACCTTTACCAAAGAACAATTGAGATTAAAGGATGGAGAAGTAATACATCATTGCAGGGCAGTCATCACTTGCGCAAATTTGACACTGGCAAGCATTGATCACTGGTATCCACCCAATCGCATCAGCAATCATCAAGCAAAATCAGAACTGGCGATGATCTTGCAAGCCAGCCTGCGCAGAGAGCTTCTAGAATCAAAAATCCTTTGGACCATGCTGCCCAGCCATCTTGATCCAATCAAAAAAAATCATTCCCTTAGACGGTTAAGAATACCGAGAAGGGTTTTACAACATTACTCCATCTTATATGGCTCGGACAATCACCCTTACTGCCTGGCTCTTGAGAATTACATGAATGGAATTTTTGCATTTCCGCTCAATAGCTTTTCTTAAAACTGGCTTTTACCTCGCCCTGAGCATCGCGCTCGAGGGCGAGGGTCTTATTAACCCCTTGATTCGGTATTGGTAATCCTATTATCCATTTTACTGATAGATCCTCTCACTACATCTCTCAAATTTTCCATCTCGATCTTCATCTTTTCAATATCCTTCTGCAAAGAAACTGATTCAATCTCAGAGCAACATGCAGCCAGGTCATTCAAATCCAAGTAAAGAGACAAACCTGCCAGCGAGTGAGAAACACCGACCATTTCGTCATAACTTCCCGATTCGAAAAGTAAAATCAGCCGCAAAAAATCCGCCTGAATTCTTTCTCTCGCCATGCACAAAACGGAACGACTTACAATATTCTTACCACCATCATACTCAGTCATCACCTTACTCCTCCATAGGCAAGCATCACCAAGGATGTGACTAGTACACCTCAATCACAATAAACACAGTTCTTTTATATTATTTTAGGACAACTCTTAAAATTTATTCCAAATCTCCCATCGAGTTAGAATACAAACTACCATCCAACAAGAAAATAATACAAGGAACTATCTAGATGGAAAAAAAACTTGAAATAACAGCAAGCCATGTCGCCAACCGAATTCTAATAGCCATCCACATCGACCGCATCAGAAGCTTTTTATTGGAAGTCGAGATTCAGCTACGAAAGCAAGACATATGTCGAGCGGCATGCTTTTCTGAAAGAGCTCGTTTAACTCCTTGTCGAAAACCAGAAAAAGAAATTGATGAAATCATCAATAATGAAATAATGAACGCACTGCAAGAAATAGACTTCTTGGCACAGAATACCGGTTTAGCTACGATCATGCAGGAAAGTAGAAAATCGATGATTGCCTGCCGGGAAAACAATCCCAAAGCAATCAGACAAGCACTGCTTAATTTGATCATGGCCCTGGAAAGAGAAATTTCATGACGCCACACCTAAAAACAGTGCCAGGACCGCATCGACAGCGACGATTCGCGATACGACATGCAGTCTGCCCCGATACGGTCGAATGCCCTCGCGGTGCCCGGCATTGCCTGATGCGCGGCCACCCCTACCACGTCTGAGCCGCTTGGCTTGCGAGCCACGCGTGCACGGCATCAGCGATGCGGCAGGCTCCCCTCCGCCCGCTGCAGCTGCGTCGCCATCAATCGGCCATCGCCGGCAAGGCCGCGGCATAGCGTTTGAACGTGTCAAACTTGGCGCCAATGCGATGCCTGTCGCCGTTGCGCGGCCGCCATAGCGTCGGCGTGGACATCGTTCCATCGATGCATTCGAGAAACGCCTCTGCGCTGCGGCTCCAGCCCAGCTCCACCGCGGCCAGGGCCGCCAGCCCGCGCAATGGAAGCATCTGAGCATCGGGCTTGGCCAACAACTCGAACTCCAGGGTATCGGCAATGGCCTGCAGCCAGGCTTCGCATCTGACACCTCCGCCGACCACCGTCAACGGGGCGGTGGCTTGCATGCCCAACAACTCGGCGCACCAGCGCAACGACAAGGCGGTGCCCTGCAACACCGCTTGAAGAATCTGGCCGCGGGTGGTCGCGGCCGTAATGCCCAACAGCGCTCCGCTCGGCGCAGGCAAGACAATCGGACACCGTTCCGCGTGCAGGTAAGGAACGAACAATAAGGAAGCGGGCACCTCGACGTCCCGTACCTCGGCGGCAAACTGCCGGAAGAAGTCGGCGGCGCCATCCCCGTGCTGATGGCCAATCAGGGTGAGCGCCCAGCGCAGAATATTGCCGGCGTTCAGCGTCGGTGCCACCCGCAGCGACAGGCCGTCGGCAATCCCGGCTAGCCTGAACACCGAGCGGCAAGGCATGGCCGCCGCCGTATCGGGAGGCGCCAGATGCGCAAGCCAAGCCGTCGTGCCCAGGTATAGATACGCCTCGCCCGCCCGGCATACCCCAGCGCCCAGCGTCGCGGCCCCGGCATCGCCCATTCCGCACAGCACCGGGGTGCCGGCGGCAAAGCCTGTCTGGCTGGCGGCTAACGCGGAAACGACGCCGGCCAGCTCCCCCGGACGGCGCAGCTCGGGCATCAGTTCCAGCGGAAAACCATAATCGGCGAGCAAGCCGGCATGCCAGGCATCGGCCTTGGGCAAATACAGCCCGGTAGTCGAGGCATTGGTGCGATCGGTGATGTGGCTTCCCGTCAGGCACAGCACGACATAATCCTTGGCGCCCAGCACGATGCGCCTCAGCCGTTGGCAATCCCGGGAAAATTCGCTGCGCCAGCGCAGCAGCTTGGGAAGAATGGACGCCGCCGTCAGCGGATTGTCGAGCTCGCGCGACAAGATGTCGGCGCCATAACGCGCATTGACTTCCCGCGCCTCCGGCAAAGGACGCTGATCGGCATAAAGCACGGCCCGATGCAATGGCGCCTGATCGCGGTCCAAAGGCAGGAAATTCTGCATTTGTCCGCTGATGGCTATCATCGCTATCTGGCTCGGCGCGATGCCGGAACGCCACCAATCGGCGGCGATGCGCCGTACCGCGTCGAACCAGTCGCGCGCCTCCTGTTCGACCGCGCCGTCGCCATCGCAGAAAGTCGTCAGCGCGATCGAATGCTCCAGACTCGATCCGCCATGCCGGCCGAGCAGTGCGGCCTTCACCTCTGAAGTGCCGATATCGAAGCTTGCAATATAAGACTGCACCCACCGCCCCCGTGTGTTGCCGCGCCGGCATGGCGCCATGCGTTTCAATCTAGAACATTTATCCATCAGACTGATGCGCCGCGCAGTATTTCGGATTTGTCTTAAAAATGGCGGCGCGGCGGGCATTCAAGCCGGCATGGCCGGCATCGGACCGGCAGCGCTGACGCGGGCTCGCACCCGGCGGTGGTGGCCATCGACGGCGTCTTGGGGACGGAGGGAAGTTCGGCCAGGTTTTGGCGACAGGCAGAAAAAAAGCCGCATGGCGCGGCTGCAAAGGGGTAGATCGATTGAACGCAAGCAATATTGTTCAATCGCAGACCAATTTAACACAGATAAGCCACTCGGCAAAATTCATTTGGCAAGCGTTAATCGCCAAAATTGGCACATATGAGAAAAAACAATGGCACCGGCGGGCCGGCCTGCGCCTCTCCCGCCCGGCGCCAAACGCCGTCGAGCCTGTTCAACGTCTTTTGCGGCAGCGGCCGTTTTCTGCCGGAGGCTCTCGCAAGCAAGCGGCCGCTACACAGCGGCGCCGTCGGTCTCCGGCGCTTGCCCGACCCGCAGCGACGCCGCCGCCGCCATGCCCAGCAAGGCGCACGCCATGCCGGCCAGGAATACCGCGCCGTAACCGAAGCGGTCCGCGAACAGGCCCGCGATCGGACCGGTCAGGCCATAGGCCAGGTCCTGGCAGGCGGCGAAACCGCCCAGGGCCGAGCCGCGCAGATGCGCGGGCACCCGACGCACCACTTCGACGCCCATGGCAGGAAACACCATCGAGCAGCCGATGCCAGTCAGCAAGGCGCCGGCCAGCGCGCCGGCCGGGTTTGGCGACAGCCAGATCAGCGCCTGGCCGCAAGCCTCTATCGCCAGCGACAGCATCGCCACCCGCGCGCCGCCGATGCGATCGGGCAGATGGCCGAAACCCAATCGCACCAGCACGAAGCCGGCGCCGAAACCGGTCAGTCCCAAACCGCCCCAGGCCCAGCCCCGGCTGGAAAAATACAGCGCGAAAAACGCGCCCAGGCCGGCGAAACCGACCCCTTGCAGGAATACCGCCGCGCCGGGCAGACCGATGCGGCCGACAATGCGCAGGAACGGCTCTCGCTTGCCGACCGGCGGCGCGACCGGCGCGAAACGATGCACCAGCGCCAGCCCGGCCAACGGCAACAAAATGCAAACCAGCATCAGGACTTCGAAACCGGCATGACGGTACAGCAGCAGGCCGAGCGGGCCGCCGGCGGCGAAGGCGCCGTACATGCCGATGCCGACCAGCGACATCACCCGGCCGGAATGGGCCGGCCCCATCAGGCCTATGCTCCACGCCGCCATGCCGACGATGGCCAGACTCTCGCCCAGGCCCAGCAGCAGGCGGCCAGCCAGCAGGATGCCCAGGCCAAGACCCGGCTGCGCCGCGAACCGCGCCGACACCAGACAGACCAGGCCGGCCAGCGCGTACCAGCACAAACCGCGCTGCATGCAGGCCTTGCCGCCGCGCAGATCGGACAGGCGACCGGCGTAACCCCGGGTCAGGATGGTGGACAAGAAGGCGATGCCGACCGCCAGGCCGCCGGCGGCATTGCCGAAATGCAGCGTGTCGATCACATGGATGGAGGTCGCCGGCAGCGACATCGCCACGGCGAGATAGGACAGGAACAAGGCGGCGGTCTTCGCCAGCAGGCGACGATAGGCGACGGGAAAAGCGACGACTTCGGACATGAAACAATCTCCGCACCGCGGGCGGGGGCGGCAGGCGTCTCGACGCGGATGCCACGCACCCAGCCACCCGGCGGTGGACAAAAGCGCGTGGATTGACGTAAGCGCTTAGAGCCCGCGAACAGGCCCTTACGGTTACGGGCGGCTGCCCGCAGCGCATGGCGGGGCAAGATAGCAGCAAGCCGCCCGGCCGGCAAGCGCCGGCCTAGCCTTCGTCGCGCCGGCCGGTGATCAGCGCGTCCTTCTCGCGGCGCGGCAGCGCCTCCATCGCCGGCGGCTTCAACAGCTGGCACATGCCGTCCAGGCTGGGCACCAGGCATAACGGCGTGCCGCGCTGCACGCCCACGTCGGGCGTGCCTTCGGCCACGCTGTCGGCGCCGTGGCTGGTCTCGCGGGCGCTCAGGTCCAGCCGCGGCATCAGCGTAGGCGCCAACACTTTCAGCACCTGCACCGGCAAGGCGCTGGTGAATTTGTAGTCGGCCGCCTTCGGCCCAGCCACATAGGCGACGATAGTGCCGAAATAATGGTCGCCGATGTAGAACACGAAGGCGCCGGAGCGGCTGACCACGCGGGCCGAGGTCAGGCCGCCGCCGCGCGAGAAGGTCTTGAAGCGGTTGTCGCCGGTGCCGGTCTTGCCGCCGATCAGCGTGTGCTCGCCCTTCTTGCGGTCGAAGGCGCCCGAAACGCGGTGGGCGGTGCCCTTGTCGACCACTTCGGACAGCACCTGGCGCACCAGTTGCGGAATTTCCGGCGGCAGCACGCGCACGCCGCGCGTCGGCGCTTCGGTCAACGTGGAGTCGTAAGGCGTGTCGGAGGCGAAATGCAGCTTGTCGATGTACACCGTCGGCAGACGCACGCCGTCATTGGACAGAATGCCCATCAGCTCGGCCAGCGCCGCCGGCCGGTCGGCGGAGGCCCCCAGCGCGGTGGCGTAGGACGGCACCAGCGAGTCGAACGGGTAGCCCATGCGCTTCCACGCCGCGTGGATCTGGCGGAAGGCGTCTATCTCCTGGATCTGGCGGATGCGGTTGTCCTGGCCGCCTTTGTGCTTGCTGTTGAACAGCCACTGGTAGACTTCCTGGCGCTGGGCGGCGCTGGCGTTCACCATTTCGCTCCAGCCGGCCTGCGGATGCGCGTGCAGATAGGCCACCATCCACAATTCCAGCGGGTGGATGCCGGCCAGATAGCCGCGGTCGGCCAGGTTGAAGCGGTCCGGCCCCAGTTCGTCGTACAGCTTGCCGATCGCGGCCGAATCGAGCTTGGTCGGCGTCGTCAGGTATTTGGCGATGAAGGCCGCCATCTCGGTCTGGCCGGCTTGCGGATGGACGCTGCGGAAGATCACCGCCAGCCGCTTGGCGCTGCGGCGCGCCTTCTCTACCAGGATGGCGTCGATCTCGCTCGAGCTCTTGCCGTGGTACTTGCGGTAGAAGCCGGCCATGAAGGTGCGCCCCTCGCGGTCGGCGAAGCGCTGCAGATAGGCGCGCCGGCGCGGATCGTCCTTGTCGCCCATCACCTCGCGGTCATAGCCCACCGGATACATGTAGTAGCGGGAGATGTCGCGCATCAGCCGGATGTACACCAGGTTGACCGAATGCTGGGTGGCGTCGCGCAGCGTCATGATGCGGCCGTTGTCGCTCTTCTCGAAGTTCTCGAAGGTATGGCGTCCGCCGCCGGTGAAGAAGCTTTCGCCGGGGCTGGCGCTGTATTTTCGCTCCATCGCCGCCGCCAGCATCGTCGACAGGCTGCGGTCGTCGCTCTGGCGCAGATAGTCTATCGCCCAGCGCCGCAGCACCGGCTCGTGCTCGGTCGGCCGGATCTTGGCCAGCTCGTCGCGACCGACGGCGGCATATTGCCGGTGCA is a window encoding:
- a CDS encoding Hpt domain-containing protein, coding for MTEYDGGKNIVSRSVLCMARERIQADFLRLILLFESGSYDEMVGVSHSLAGLSLYLDLNDLAACCSEIESVSLQKDIEKMKIEMENLRDVVRGSISKMDNRITNTESRG
- a CDS encoding FGGY-family carbohydrate kinase, whose amino-acid sequence is MQSYIASFDIGTSEVKAALLGRHGGSSLEHSIALTTFCDGDGAVEQEARDWFDAVRRIAADWWRSGIAPSQIAMIAISGQMQNFLPLDRDQAPLHRAVLYADQRPLPEAREVNARYGADILSRELDNPLTAASILPKLLRWRSEFSRDCQRLRRIVLGAKDYVVLCLTGSHITDRTNASTTGLYLPKADAWHAGLLADYGFPLELMPELRRPGELAGVVSALAASQTGFAAGTPVLCGMGDAGAATLGAGVCRAGEAYLYLGTTAWLAHLAPPDTAAAMPCRSVFRLAGIADGLSLRVAPTLNAGNILRWALTLIGHQHGDGAADFFRQFAAEVRDVEVPASLLFVPYLHAERCPIVLPAPSGALLGITAATTRGQILQAVLQGTALSLRWCAELLGMQATAPLTVVGGGVRCEAWLQAIADTLEFELLAKPDAQMLPLRGLAALAAVELGWSRSAEAFLECIDGTMSTPTLWRPRNGDRHRIGAKFDTFKRYAAALPAMAD
- a CDS encoding MFS transporter, which produces MSEVVAFPVAYRRLLAKTAALFLSYLAVAMSLPATSIHVIDTLHFGNAAGGLAVGIAFLSTILTRGYAGRLSDLRGGKACMQRGLCWYALAGLVCLVSARFAAQPGLGLGILLAGRLLLGLGESLAIVGMAAWSIGLMGPAHSGRVMSLVGIGMYGAFAAGGPLGLLLYRHAGFEVLMLVCILLPLAGLALVHRFAPVAPPVGKREPFLRIVGRIGLPGAAVFLQGVGFAGLGAFFALYFSSRGWAWGGLGLTGFGAGFVLVRLGFGHLPDRIGGARVAMLSLAIEACGQALIWLSPNPAGALAGALLTGIGCSMVFPAMGVEVVRRVPAHLRGSALGGFAACQDLAYGLTGPIAGLFADRFGYGAVFLAGMACALLGMAAAASLRVGQAPETDGAAV
- a CDS encoding transglycosylase domain-containing protein; amino-acid sequence: MIDTPEAKLGLGKGKPSSSATWWALAGLFLALCGLAVSLFLNEVHTSRFQALFFSHASRHATFKVEPGKSRDMRFPVAGGPYDQRLGYSSLPGYLARLQQRGFAVSEQARQSPELIKLADSGVTGPLLPLGLFLPYKEKDQGGLRLYDGYGRAIYQTPYPQRIYPDFDSLPRLLVSGLLYIENHTLLDDSNPQLNPAVEWSRFGKALVDEGLHLFRPGYHSAGASTLATQIEKFRHSPGGRTGSPKEKLRQMLSASVRAYQNGEDTTGSRRQLVVAYLNTVPLAARAGFGEISGIGDGMWAWYGRSFKEVNDTLASTRPQSVQEQATVFKEAFSLMISQRSPSFYLNGDMKVLEELTDSYLRLMARDKVITPELRDAALQVSLRQQRERASLTPKSLVERKGANAVRVKLAGMLGVSRMYDLDHLDLTVNSTLDSGLQQSVTDQLLKLRDPDYAKSVGLGDKFLLQQGSPGGVTYSFTLIERTPNGNKVRVQADNFDQPFDINEGTKLDLGSTAKLRTLVTYLEVIADLHRQYAAVGRDELAKIRPTEHEPVLRRWAIDYLRQSDDRSLSTMLAAAMERKYSASPGESFFTGGGRHTFENFEKSDNGRIMTLRDATQHSVNLVYIRLMRDISRYYMYPVGYDREVMGDKDDPRRRAYLQRFADREGRTFMAGFYRKYHGKSSSEIDAILVEKARRSAKRLAVIFRSVHPQAGQTEMAAFIAKYLTTPTKLDSAAIGKLYDELGPDRFNLADRGYLAGIHPLELWMVAYLHAHPQAGWSEMVNASAAQRQEVYQWLFNSKHKGGQDNRIRQIQEIDAFRQIHAAWKRMGYPFDSLVPSYATALGASADRPAALAELMGILSNDGVRLPTVYIDKLHFASDTPYDSTLTEAPTRGVRVLPPEIPQLVRQVLSEVVDKGTAHRVSGAFDRKKGEHTLIGGKTGTGDNRFKTFSRGGGLTSARVVSRSGAFVFYIGDHYFGTIVAYVAGPKAADYKFTSALPVQVLKVLAPTLMPRLDLSARETSHGADSVAEGTPDVGVQRGTPLCLVPSLDGMCQLLKPPAMEALPRREKDALITGRRDEG